In Bicyclus anynana chromosome 1, ilBicAnyn1.1, whole genome shotgun sequence, a single window of DNA contains:
- the LOC112056397 gene encoding uncharacterized protein LOC112056397 isoform X3, whose amino-acid sequence MIGPTHALKKRDVYSIDTVIPGVQPKEETVIIVPNTGVNSYPYNKYYPGNPASRYGANTGTTVIVSNPDSNYDSVHGGKYLPNNYANKYG is encoded by the exons ATGATCGGTCCAACGCATGCGCTGAAAAAACGAGATGTTTATAGTATtg ATACTGTAATACCTGGTGTACAACCAAAAGAAGAAACAGTAATAATTGTACCAAACACAG gtGTAAACAGTTATCCTTATAACAAATACTATCCAGGGAATCCGGCTTCTCGCTACGGAGCAAATACGGGAACTACTGTCATTGTTAGTAATCCAG ATAGCAATTACGATAGCGTCCATGGAGGAAAATATTTGCCTAATAACTACGCAAATAAATATGGTTAG
- the LOC112056394 gene encoding uncharacterized protein LOC112056394, whose protein sequence is MGLYSVVSAFALVALAYASVSDNDIEGGERVVLVAPVLAPPRDSRTHVTDRARQFPILVLLAQKNPPPKEPQAKSLGVDPQPIYVQKLEDQQRSGQLNRQKRHLHKLLGLGGGISFGGGFGYGGGGGYGGGYDYEGYKGHGHGGYGHGGYQGGYQEPTKTIVVEVVKERGHHHGHHGGYGGGNYGGGDGGFGGGYGGGYGGGFGGGYGGGYGGGGGGGGGGGGGGGGGGGGGYGGGYNSGGGGYNSGYEGGHGGYGGGGCGGGCGGNYGGGGKATATATATATATANANSGYKKR, encoded by the exons ATGGGACTTTATAGTGTAGTGAGCGCTTTTGCGCTTGTGGCGTTAGCTTACGCTTCGGTAAGCGATAACGACATCGAAGGCGGGGAGAGAGTTGTGCTGGTCGCGCCGGTTTTGGCGCCGCCCAGGGACTCAAGGACCCATGTCACTGACCGGGCGCGCCAGTTCCCGATATTGGTGCTCCTCGCTCAGAAGAATCCGCCGCCGAAAGAGCCCCAGGCTAAATCGCTGGGTGTTGACCCGCAACCTATTTATGTTCAG AAATTAGAAGACCAGCAGAGATCTGGTCAATTGAATAGGCAAAAGCGTCACCTGCACAAGTTATTGGGACTTGGGGGTGGGATTTCGTTTGGAGGAGGCTTTGGTTATGGCGGCGGAGGCGGCTATGGTGGTGGATACGACTACGAGGGGTACAAGGGACATGGTCATGGGGGATATGGTCATGGGGGATATCAGGGCGGTTATCAAGAGCCCACGAAGACTATCGTCGTTGAAGTTGTGAAAGAACGAg GTCATCATCACGGTCATCACGGTGGATACGGTGGGGGCAACTATGGCGGCGGTGACGGTGGTTTTGGCGGTGGTTACGGCGGTGGTTACGGCGGTGGTTTTGGCGGCGGTTACGGCGGTGGATAcggcggaggcggcggcggaGGTGGCGGTGGCGGCGGCGGAGGCGGCGGTGGCGGAGGCGGTGGTTACGGTGGGGGATACAACAGTGGGGGTGGGGGATACAACAGTGGCTATGAAGGCGGACATGGGGGATATGGCGGCGGAGGCTGCGGGGGTGGATGCGGTGGTAACTACGGCGGCGGGGGTAAAGCAACTGCCACAGCTACTGCGACGGCAACAGCTACTGCGAATGCTAACTCCGG GTACAAAAAAcgttaa
- the LOC112053734 gene encoding uncharacterized protein LOC112053734: MYKFIVVVCVMCVVLIEARPKWQYLPAVPGYVPVYIRDGDTPLEEINPDLAEAFHAFPAGRSVAKQVDAVPETPELADQPQPDVIPEPTEDKRAYGKNGEKKKKATFDIVKPVERR, from the exons atgtataaatttattgttgttGTGTGTGTTATGTGCGTTGTTTTAATCG AGGCGCGCCCCAAATGGCAGTACCTGCCCGCAGTGCCGGGGTACGTGCCAGTCTACATCCGTGATGGCGACACCCCGCTCGAGGAGATCAACCCCGACCTGGCGGAGGCCTTCCACGCTTTCCCAGCTGGTCGAAGCGTTGCCAAGCAG GTTGATGCAGTTCCGGAAACTCCCGAGCTGGCCGATCAACCACAACCCGACGTAATCCCTGAACCTACCGAAGACAAACGCGCGTACGGAAAGAATggagaaaagaagaagaaagccACCTTCGACATTGTGAAGCCAGTGGAACGTAGATAA